One window of Deltaproteobacteria bacterium genomic DNA carries:
- a CDS encoding phosphoribosylanthranilate isomerase translates to MIKVKVCGITNIEDAMLCISLGADALGFVFYEKSPRCVDIYRAKEICSRLPPFIIKVGVFVNEDEKRLRDIFYFSGLNVVQLHGGEFVNYVYNLKALLPGVHIIKFVRNMNEAEIFAPVVDSFIVDSGGGTGKVCDWEFAKNLRETISLPLILAGGLDGRNVREAIKTVHPYAVDACSKLEKEKGKKDNGKLEEFIKEVRNSETA, encoded by the coding sequence ATGATTAAAGTAAAAGTATGCGGTATTACAAATATAGAAGATGCAATGCTGTGCATCTCCTTGGGAGCGGATGCATTGGGTTTTGTCTTTTATGAAAAGAGCCCGCGTTGTGTAGATATTTATAGGGCTAAGGAAATCTGCTCCAGGTTGCCTCCCTTTATTATCAAAGTAGGGGTATTTGTAAATGAAGATGAGAAAAGATTAAGAGATATTTTCTATTTTTCAGGATTAAATGTCGTTCAGCTGCATGGTGGAGAATTTGTGAATTATGTGTATAATTTAAAAGCATTGTTGCCAGGTGTGCATATAATAAAATTTGTAAGAAATATGAATGAAGCAGAAATATTTGCTCCTGTTGTAGATTCGTTTATTGTAGACAGCGGTGGGGGCACGGGGAAGGTTTGTGATTGGGAATTTGCCAAAAACTTGAGAGAAACAATTTCTCTTCCTCTTATATTAGCCGGCGGATTGGATGGAAGGAATGTAAGGGAAGCCATAAAAACAGTCCATCCTTATGCGGTGGATGCATGCAGCAAATTGGAGAAGGAAAAGGGCAAGAAAGACAATGGAAAATTGGAAGAGTTTATTAAGGAGGTAAGAAATAGTGAAACTGCCTGA